A DNA window from Massilia putida contains the following coding sequences:
- a CDS encoding heavy metal translocating P-type ATPase gives MKTAERVRLELPLVLPEIDDPNDPCIDRLIGLLEGRPGVEHVHMKTLENAQPVLCLHYDPAVINVSRLRDLVRAIGARLTEQFAHYIGRTPVPLHARSARVFADRLRRTSGVLEAEVSPSGAIRIEYERSAITQRELEEQIRSLGAALANDASPAEKLTESTAATEQPTHGRHQHEHDNHAGHGHKHDEKEGKAHAHEDRDGHAGHAHSHGGIFGEHTELIFAVLAGVFVLAGWLVDRSESAPDWVSLALYIGAYLCGGFFTAKEAIENIRERRFEIDTLMLVAAVGAAALGKWAEGGLLLFLFSLGHSLEHFAMGRARRAIEALAELAPEKALVKRGDGTEEVAVETLKPGDVVLVKPNERLPADGVVVKGTSSVNQAPVTGESVPVDKVAVKDGQAAIAAFDRVDASNRVFAGTINGAGAIEVMVARLASQSTMARVVQMVAEAEAQRSPTQQFTDKFERIFVPVVLALVALLMLAFLVVDESFSDSFYRAMAVLVAASPCALAISVPSAVLSGVARAGRSGVLVKGGGPLENLGSLSSIAFDKTGTLTEGRPKLTDVTTAGGVSEAELLSVVVAVESHSDHPLATALVEGGRQRLQAGGQVVQAEDVRSITGRGVQAMVDGEKTYIAKPVFFSEMDGMKMPPELIDANDSLVKSGRTTMVVRKGDRFLGVIGVMDTPRPAATAVMAQLRELGIERLVMISGDNQQVADAVARTVGLTEAKGDLMPEQKVETIKALRERHGKVAMVGDGVNDAPAMANATVGIAMGAAGSDVALEAADVALMGDDLSQLPFAVGLSRRTRRVIKQNLWVSLGVVAVLIPATSFGLNIGTAVLFHEGSTLLVVINALRLLAYPGTPKASEGQEPAARAGKDADISVATKSPEPPKVSS, from the coding sequence ATGAAAACCGCCGAGCGAGTCCGACTGGAACTGCCTTTGGTACTCCCAGAGATAGACGACCCGAACGACCCATGCATCGATCGGCTGATCGGTCTACTTGAGGGGCGCCCGGGCGTCGAGCACGTCCATATGAAAACGCTTGAGAATGCCCAACCTGTACTCTGTCTGCATTACGATCCCGCAGTGATCAACGTGTCGAGGTTACGTGACCTGGTGAGGGCGATTGGAGCGCGCTTGACGGAACAGTTTGCACATTACATCGGGCGCACGCCAGTGCCGCTGCATGCCCGGAGTGCCAGGGTGTTCGCTGATCGGCTGCGCCGGACCTCGGGTGTGTTGGAAGCAGAAGTATCACCGTCGGGAGCCATTCGCATCGAGTACGAGCGCTCTGCGATCACGCAGCGGGAGTTGGAGGAACAGATACGGTCGCTCGGCGCGGCGCTCGCGAACGACGCTTCTCCTGCCGAAAAACTCACTGAATCGACTGCCGCTACCGAGCAGCCCACGCATGGTCGCCATCAACACGAGCACGACAACCATGCCGGCCACGGTCACAAGCATGACGAAAAAGAAGGGAAAGCACATGCTCATGAGGACCGGGATGGCCACGCGGGACATGCACATTCCCACGGTGGGATATTCGGCGAACACACCGAATTAATTTTTGCTGTCCTTGCTGGTGTTTTCGTCCTGGCCGGCTGGCTGGTCGATCGGAGCGAATCTGCTCCTGACTGGGTATCGCTAGCGCTATATATCGGGGCTTACCTGTGCGGGGGCTTTTTTACTGCAAAAGAAGCCATCGAAAACATCCGTGAGCGCCGCTTCGAAATCGATACGCTGATGCTCGTGGCGGCAGTCGGCGCGGCGGCCCTGGGTAAATGGGCAGAAGGGGGCCTGCTTTTATTCCTGTTCAGTCTCGGTCACTCCCTGGAACACTTCGCCATGGGACGCGCACGCCGCGCAATCGAGGCGTTGGCGGAGCTCGCTCCCGAGAAGGCGCTGGTCAAGCGTGGCGACGGCACAGAGGAGGTTGCGGTCGAAACCCTCAAACCCGGTGACGTCGTGCTGGTGAAACCGAACGAACGGCTGCCGGCGGATGGTGTCGTGGTGAAGGGTACGTCCAGCGTGAATCAGGCGCCGGTAACCGGTGAAAGCGTTCCGGTCGATAAAGTCGCTGTGAAGGATGGTCAGGCGGCGATCGCTGCATTCGACCGCGTAGACGCAAGTAACAGGGTGTTTGCCGGCACCATAAACGGGGCTGGGGCGATCGAAGTCATGGTGGCGCGCCTGGCGTCACAGTCGACCATGGCGCGGGTCGTCCAAATGGTTGCCGAAGCCGAAGCCCAGCGCTCGCCCACCCAGCAGTTTACCGACAAATTCGAGCGCATTTTCGTCCCCGTCGTCCTCGCGCTGGTAGCGCTGCTGATGCTTGCGTTTCTCGTCGTCGACGAATCCTTTTCGGACAGCTTTTATCGCGCGATGGCGGTGCTGGTGGCGGCGAGCCCGTGTGCGCTCGCGATCTCTGTACCGAGTGCCGTTCTTTCCGGCGTCGCGAGAGCTGGGCGCAGCGGTGTCCTGGTGAAGGGTGGCGGTCCTCTGGAAAATCTCGGCAGTCTCAGTTCGATCGCCTTCGACAAGACCGGGACTCTTACCGAGGGGCGTCCCAAGCTCACCGATGTGACGACGGCTGGCGGTGTCAGCGAAGCCGAGTTGCTATCCGTCGTCGTGGCCGTCGAATCACATAGTGACCACCCCCTGGCTACGGCACTGGTGGAGGGCGGACGGCAACGGCTGCAGGCTGGCGGCCAAGTTGTACAAGCCGAAGACGTCCGCAGCATCACCGGCAGGGGTGTCCAGGCGATGGTCGATGGCGAGAAGACGTACATCGCCAAGCCGGTGTTTTTCAGCGAAATGGATGGCATGAAGATGCCACCCGAGCTAATCGACGCCAACGACAGCTTGGTCAAGTCCGGACGGACCACGATGGTTGTGCGAAAAGGGGACCGATTCCTCGGTGTGATCGGCGTAATGGATACGCCGCGTCCGGCTGCAACGGCAGTAATGGCCCAGCTACGTGAGCTGGGAATCGAACGGCTGGTAATGATCTCGGGTGATAACCAGCAGGTTGCCGATGCCGTCGCACGTACGGTTGGCCTGACCGAGGCCAAAGGCGACCTGATGCCGGAGCAAAAGGTCGAGACCATCAAGGCCTTGCGCGAGCGCCACGGCAAGGTTGCGATGGTTGGCGATGGCGTCAACGACGCCCCGGCAATGGCGAACGCAACTGTCGGCATCGCCATGGGCGCAGCCGGTTCGGACGTCGCGCTCGAGGCGGCCGACGTCGCACTCATGGGCGATGACCTCAGCCAGTTGCCATTTGCGGTCGGGCTCTCGAGGCGTACCAGACGGGTGATCAAACAAAACCTTTGGGTGAGCCTTGGCGTTGTCGCGGTATTGATCCCCGCGACGAGCTTCGGCCTAAACATCGGCACCGCGGTTCTGTTTCATGAGGGGTCGACCTTGCTTGTCGTGATCAATGCGCTACGCCTGCTGGCTTATCCAGGAACGCCTAAAGCAAGCGAGGGGCAGGAACCTGCTGCACGGGCTGGGAAAGATGCGGACATCTCTGTTGCCACGAAGTCGCCAGAGCCACCAAAGGTTTCGTCATGA
- a CDS encoding ZIP family metal transporter, with protein MTSLLPKVLTYAAFPAVAIVVGSLIAAIREPGAGLRSGVQHFAAGTVFSVLAVELLPDLMHRRMPWPTLIGFSLGVALMLTLKWIGDRAEKAEGERSTRGLVTAMGVDVGLDGTLIGLSFAAGAKQGLLLTVGLVLELLFLGVSCATSLRSAGRARSVIIRTTAMLVVALLVGAAAGAILLSSVTPVYVDAMLAFGVAALLYLVTEELLVEAHEEIETPVQTAMFFLGFILLFIIDMLI; from the coding sequence ATGACTAGCCTGCTACCGAAGGTATTGACGTATGCAGCGTTTCCGGCTGTCGCCATAGTGGTCGGCTCCCTTATCGCAGCCATACGTGAGCCTGGCGCAGGCTTACGCAGTGGTGTTCAGCATTTTGCTGCCGGCACGGTGTTCAGTGTTCTCGCGGTCGAACTGCTTCCCGATCTGATGCATCGCCGGATGCCGTGGCCTACCTTGATTGGATTCTCGCTTGGCGTGGCATTGATGCTGACGCTGAAATGGATTGGCGACCGAGCGGAAAAGGCGGAAGGTGAGCGCAGTACACGCGGCCTGGTCACAGCCATGGGCGTGGATGTCGGCCTCGACGGCACATTGATTGGCTTATCCTTTGCGGCCGGAGCGAAACAGGGATTGCTGCTGACAGTGGGGCTGGTCCTTGAGCTGCTTTTCCTTGGGGTTTCCTGCGCGACCTCGCTTCGCAGTGCGGGAAGGGCCAGGTCCGTGATCATCCGAACGACCGCGATGCTTGTTGTCGCACTACTGGTCGGCGCTGCAGCCGGCGCAATTCTATTAAGTTCCGTCACGCCGGTCTATGTAGACGCCATGCTCGCTTTTGGCGTGGCCGCATTGCTGTATTTGGTGACTGAGGAACTGCTGGTCGAGGCTCACGAGGAAATCGAGACACCGGTGCAGACTGCAATGTTCTTTTTGGGGTTCATCCTGCTGTTTATCATAGACATGCTGATATGA
- the modC gene encoding molybdenum ABC transporter ATP-binding protein: MTAIEARFRLVRREFILDVDIKLPGRGVTALFGTSGSGKTTLLRCIAGLEQPALGRLIVEDEVWQDAGTWLPPYRRPIGYVFQEVSLFPHLTVVGNLRYGMKRNTKAQPIGLDQAIELLGIGHLLDRKPERLSGGERQRVGIARALAVAPRLLLMDEPLAALDVKRKREILPYLERLHDELDIPVLYVSHSPDEVTRLADHLVVMEEGQVLADGPLAKILASFDLPIRMGEDAGVIVEAAVGMVDRDWHLARVDFQGGHLWTRDAGLGVGHKVRVRILARDVSLAEHPGASSIQNVLRGHVEAIGDDEHPGTALVRVRVGESVLLARLTKRAIASLDVAVGRTLWVQVKSVALLDWREL; this comes from the coding sequence GTGACCGCCATCGAAGCGCGTTTCCGCCTCGTCCGAAGAGAATTCATACTCGACGTGGATATCAAGCTGCCTGGACGGGGCGTGACCGCCTTGTTCGGAACATCCGGTTCCGGCAAGACGACGCTCCTTCGATGTATCGCCGGTCTCGAGCAGCCTGCGCTGGGTCGGCTCATTGTCGAGGACGAGGTCTGGCAAGACGCCGGCACGTGGCTGCCACCCTACCGGCGTCCTATCGGGTACGTGTTCCAGGAGGTCAGCCTGTTCCCCCATTTGACCGTCGTGGGCAACCTGCGCTACGGCATGAAGCGAAACACCAAGGCGCAGCCGATCGGCCTGGATCAGGCAATCGAACTGCTCGGCATCGGCCATCTTCTGGATCGCAAGCCTGAGCGCCTTTCCGGCGGCGAACGGCAGCGGGTGGGCATTGCCCGCGCGCTGGCTGTCGCACCACGCCTGCTGCTGATGGACGAGCCGTTGGCTGCGCTGGATGTCAAACGCAAGCGGGAAATACTGCCCTACCTGGAACGGCTGCATGACGAGCTGGACATTCCAGTCCTCTACGTCAGCCACTCACCCGACGAAGTAACGCGCCTGGCTGATCATCTGGTGGTCATGGAAGAAGGCCAGGTGTTGGCCGATGGCCCCCTTGCCAAGATCCTCGCCAGTTTCGACCTGCCGATCCGCATGGGCGAGGACGCCGGTGTGATTGTGGAGGCAGCGGTCGGCATGGTGGATCGCGATTGGCATCTGGCGCGTGTCGATTTTCAGGGCGGGCACCTGTGGACCAGGGATGCCGGCCTGGGGGTCGGGCACAAAGTTCGCGTGCGCATTTTGGCCCGCGACGTTAGCCTGGCTGAACATCCTGGGGCCAGCAGCATCCAGAACGTGCTGCGCGGACATGTCGAGGCAATCGGAGATGATGAGCACCCCGGCACGGCCCTAGTGCGCGTGCGTGTCGGCGAGTCAGTGTTGCTGGCAAGGCTCACCAAACGGGCGATCGCGTCGCTCGACGTTGCCGTCGGCCGAACATTATGGGTGCAAGTGAAATCGGTCGCACTGCTGGATTGGCGCGAGCTCTGA
- the modB gene encoding molybdate ABC transporter permease subunit yields the protein MLTQGDLQAIWLTVRLAATVTCILLLIGTPIAWWLARTRTWWKGPIGAIVALPLVLPPSVLGFYLLLAMGPNGPVGRLTGALGLAPLPFTFWGLVVASVFYSMPFMVQPLQTAFEAVGDRPLEVAATLRASPLDAFFTIAVPLAAPGFLTAFILTFAHTVGEFGVVLMIGGNLPGETRVASVAIYDHVEALEYMRAHRLAIVMLIFSFVVLLALYVWRPHSRKGT from the coding sequence ATGCTTACCCAAGGCGATCTGCAGGCTATCTGGCTTACTGTGCGCTTGGCCGCCACGGTAACGTGCATTCTTTTGCTGATCGGTACGCCGATCGCGTGGTGGCTCGCACGTACCAGGACCTGGTGGAAAGGCCCGATCGGCGCCATTGTCGCGTTGCCGCTGGTGTTACCGCCGTCGGTACTCGGATTTTATCTTCTGCTGGCGATGGGGCCGAACGGCCCTGTCGGACGACTCACGGGGGCCTTGGGGTTGGCACCGCTGCCGTTCACGTTTTGGGGCCTGGTCGTGGCATCCGTCTTCTATTCGATGCCTTTCATGGTGCAGCCGCTACAGACGGCGTTCGAGGCCGTCGGAGACCGGCCCCTGGAAGTGGCGGCCACCTTGCGCGCTTCACCACTGGATGCATTCTTCACCATTGCGGTACCGCTGGCTGCACCCGGCTTCCTCACTGCCTTTATCCTGACTTTTGCCCATACGGTCGGAGAATTTGGCGTTGTGCTTATGATCGGCGGCAATCTGCCGGGTGAAACGCGAGTCGCTTCCGTCGCTATCTACGACCACGTCGAAGCACTGGAGTACATGCGAGCGCACCGGCTCGCAATTGTCATGCTCATCTTTTCGTTCGTCGTACTTCTGGCTTTGTACGTCTGGCGGCCGCATTCCCGAAAGGGCACATGA
- the modA gene encoding molybdate ABC transporter substrate-binding protein produces MKLTQLISVASLVLMASVAHAEKITIAAAADLKFAMDEIASTFRKTHPGDVVEVIYGSSGKFRTQIEQGAPYDLYFSADIDFARALVKAGLAATDVKPYAVGRIVLWSVTQDATKMTLAALTDPAITRIAIANPKHAPYGARAEEAMRGAGLWQKVEPKLVYGENIAQTAQIVQTGNAQVGIIALSLAVNPELAKRGGYALIPNNLHQPLEQGFIVTKRAENNALARGFSDDMGSKTARAIMVRYGFALPGETTGK; encoded by the coding sequence ATGAAACTCACACAACTTATTTCGGTCGCCTCTTTAGTATTGATGGCATCAGTGGCCCATGCCGAGAAGATTACTATCGCAGCTGCGGCCGATCTCAAGTTTGCAATGGACGAGATCGCCTCGACCTTCAGAAAGACGCACCCGGGCGATGTGGTGGAAGTCATCTACGGTTCGTCTGGAAAATTCCGCACCCAGATCGAACAAGGCGCACCTTACGATCTCTACTTCTCGGCGGATATCGATTTCGCGCGAGCCCTTGTCAAGGCCGGCCTCGCGGCCACGGACGTCAAGCCCTATGCCGTTGGCCGTATCGTGCTGTGGAGCGTGACCCAGGACGCGACCAAAATGACATTGGCGGCCCTGACCGATCCTGCGATCACCCGCATCGCGATTGCCAATCCCAAACACGCGCCTTACGGCGCACGCGCCGAGGAAGCGATGCGCGGCGCCGGCCTCTGGCAGAAGGTCGAACCCAAGCTCGTGTATGGCGAAAATATCGCCCAAACGGCCCAGATCGTACAAACGGGCAACGCACAGGTCGGTATCATCGCCTTGTCGTTGGCGGTCAATCCTGAACTGGCCAAACGTGGAGGCTACGCCTTAATCCCCAACAATCTGCATCAACCGCTGGAGCAAGGCTTCATTGTCACCAAACGCGCGGAAAACAACGCCCTGGCTCGCGGTTTTTCCGATGACATGGGCAGCAAGACGGCACGGGCCATCATGGTCCGCTACGGATTTGCCTTGCCTGGCGAGACTACCGGAAAATGA
- a CDS encoding voltage-gated chloride channel family protein, protein MKPSKRPEQIDLLPYMGKWLLLASAVATLAGSASAFFLFALEWATAIRVGHRWLIWLLPLAGFAVGLLYLRFGQHVEAGNNLLIDEIHDPKKVIPLRMAPLVLGGTVVSHLFGASVGREGTAVQMGGALADQFTHVFKLKHEDRRIILMAGISAGFASVFGTPLAGAIFGLEVLAIGRLRYDAILPCMVAAIVADQVGLLWGVHHTHYAITSIPPISAWLLVAMIVAGAIFGLTGKVFADATHALSAWVKKRVRYAPLRPVLGGLLVASIAWFFGADRYIGLGIPTIVEAFRQPLAPYDFLGKMAFTVVSLGTGFKGGEVTPLFYIGATLGNALGPLMNVPIPLMAGVGFVAVFAGAANTPIASTLMAMELFGAEAGVYAAVACVVSYLFSGHTGIYRSQRVGHAKHRHAPEGIKLGELPVYRKAQFEKAPADTAEP, encoded by the coding sequence ATGAAACCTTCTAAACGCCCCGAGCAGATAGACCTGCTGCCCTACATGGGCAAGTGGCTCTTGCTGGCCAGCGCAGTCGCCACGCTTGCCGGATCCGCCTCCGCGTTTTTCCTTTTCGCTCTCGAATGGGCTACCGCGATACGGGTTGGCCATCGCTGGCTGATCTGGCTGTTGCCGCTTGCTGGATTTGCAGTCGGGTTGCTGTACTTGCGCTTTGGCCAGCATGTCGAAGCGGGCAACAACTTGCTGATCGACGAGATTCACGATCCAAAGAAGGTCATTCCGCTGCGCATGGCTCCCCTAGTTCTGGGCGGCACAGTCGTTTCCCATCTCTTTGGCGCATCGGTAGGACGTGAAGGAACGGCGGTACAAATGGGGGGAGCGTTGGCTGACCAGTTCACCCATGTGTTCAAGCTGAAGCACGAAGACCGTCGCATCATCCTCATGGCGGGGATCAGCGCCGGGTTCGCATCCGTGTTCGGCACGCCATTGGCGGGGGCTATCTTTGGGTTGGAAGTCCTGGCGATTGGCCGGCTGCGCTATGACGCCATCCTGCCTTGCATGGTGGCGGCGATCGTCGCCGACCAGGTAGGGCTCCTCTGGGGTGTCCACCATACCCACTATGCCATCACTTCGATTCCGCCAATCTCTGCATGGCTTTTGGTAGCCATGATTGTCGCCGGAGCCATTTTTGGTCTGACTGGCAAGGTGTTCGCCGATGCCACGCACGCCTTGAGCGCCTGGGTCAAGAAACGGGTACGCTACGCACCGCTGCGGCCTGTGCTGGGCGGTCTTCTGGTGGCGAGCATTGCCTGGTTCTTTGGAGCGGATCGCTATATCGGCCTGGGCATTCCAACCATTGTCGAGGCGTTTCGTCAGCCGTTGGCCCCTTACGATTTTTTGGGCAAGATGGCATTCACGGTCGTGTCACTGGGTACCGGATTCAAAGGCGGCGAAGTGACTCCGCTGTTCTACATCGGGGCAACCTTGGGTAATGCCCTTGGTCCTCTCATGAACGTACCGATTCCATTGATGGCTGGCGTCGGCTTCGTTGCCGTGTTTGCAGGCGCCGCCAACACGCCGATTGCGTCGACCTTGATGGCGATGGAATTGTTTGGTGCCGAAGCAGGCGTTTACGCTGCGGTAGCGTGCGTCGTGAGCTATCTCTTCTCTGGGCATACTGGCATCTACCGTTCGCAGCGTGTCGGCCACGCCAAGCATCGTCACGCGCCCGAGGGTATCAAGCTGGGTGAGCTGCCTGTTTACCGGAAGGCGCAGTTCGAAAAAGCCCCGGCCGATACCGCTGAACCTTGA
- a CDS encoding DUF190 domain-containing protein yields the protein MTALRLYFPHSARAKPTRFWHRLSAPQLSTYLLSAARRDGIQQALLHGVQAGYLPGNKLSRHHIESTPSHHPLCIELIDAEDRLRKFLHAHAEELRHVRAVLFRCELAI from the coding sequence ATGACCGCCCTACGCCTGTACTTTCCCCACTCGGCACGTGCCAAACCGACTCGCTTCTGGCATCGGCTTTCCGCCCCACAGTTAAGCACTTATCTGCTCAGCGCGGCGCGCCGAGACGGTATCCAGCAGGCCCTGCTGCATGGCGTCCAAGCAGGCTACCTGCCGGGCAACAAGCTCAGCCGCCACCACATCGAGTCCACACCCTCGCATCACCCACTTTGCATCGAATTGATCGATGCGGAGGATCGGCTTCGAAAGTTTCTTCATGCACACGCGGAAGAGTTGCGGCACGTTCGCGCCGTCTTGTTCCGCTGCGAACTGGCAATCTGA
- the crcB gene encoding fluoride efflux transporter CrcB yields MIRSLLAISIGASLGAISRWGLGTAFNALFPTIPPGTWLANVLGGYLMGVSLAYFGQHASLAPEWRLLVITGFLGGLTTFSTFSGEVTALIQQGRMLWASAAVVAHVAGSLVMTLLGLATVAVLKPMT; encoded by the coding sequence ATGATCCGCTCTTTGCTTGCGATATCGATCGGCGCTTCGTTGGGCGCCATCTCGCGTTGGGGCTTGGGCACGGCATTCAACGCCTTGTTTCCTACGATCCCACCCGGCACGTGGCTGGCGAACGTACTTGGCGGTTACCTGATGGGCGTCTCGCTCGCTTACTTTGGTCAGCATGCGAGCCTGGCGCCCGAGTGGCGACTGCTCGTTATCACAGGCTTTCTCGGGGGACTGACGACCTTTTCGACATTTTCTGGAGAGGTCACCGCATTGATCCAGCAAGGGCGCATGCTATGGGCTAGCGCCGCCGTCGTTGCGCATGTAGCCGGCTCCTTGGTGATGACGCTTCTCGGGTTGGCAACCGTCGCTGTTCTTAAACCTATGACGTAA
- a CDS encoding DUF190 domain-containing protein — MQGYQITFFTQQDRKHGHICLGDWLVKEARKLGVGGATLIAASEGFGHDHRLHSAHFIDLADQPIEVTMALSAEDVERLFQRLHEERIDVFYVKTPIEFGMTSDV; from the coding sequence ATGCAAGGCTATCAAATTACGTTCTTCACGCAGCAAGACCGCAAGCATGGGCATATATGCCTTGGCGATTGGCTGGTCAAGGAAGCGCGCAAGCTCGGGGTCGGCGGGGCGACACTAATCGCGGCATCCGAAGGATTCGGTCACGACCACAGGCTGCATTCGGCACATTTCATCGATCTGGCAGACCAACCGATCGAAGTCACGATGGCACTGAGTGCCGAGGATGTGGAGCGTTTATTTCAGCGCCTGCACGAGGAGCGAATCGATGTGTTCTATGTCAAGACGCCGATCGAATTCGGCATGACCAGCGACGTATAG
- a CDS encoding EamA family transporter → MTSGSWFYWAILSAFFAALTAIFAKIGIQEVDSDLATLIRTAIIIVVLSAFVVWAGKWANPFALSRKTWLFLGLSGLATGGSWVCYFRALKIGDASKVAPVDKFSLVLVAIFAFTFLGERPSFREWSGIAMIAGGVLLLALKR, encoded by the coding sequence ATGACCTCCGGGAGCTGGTTTTATTGGGCGATCTTGTCCGCGTTTTTTGCGGCATTGACCGCTATTTTTGCGAAAATCGGCATCCAAGAGGTGGACTCCGATTTGGCCACCTTGATACGGACGGCGATCATCATCGTCGTTTTGTCGGCCTTCGTTGTTTGGGCCGGTAAATGGGCGAATCCCTTCGCGCTGTCCCGCAAAACCTGGCTATTTCTCGGATTGTCCGGCCTGGCCACGGGCGGATCATGGGTGTGCTATTTTCGGGCACTCAAAATCGGGGATGCGTCCAAGGTCGCGCCTGTAGACAAATTCAGCCTTGTCCTGGTTGCCATTTTCGCCTTCACGTTTCTCGGGGAACGGCCTTCGTTTCGCGAGTGGTCCGGGATTGCAATGATAGCGGGCGGTGTGCTCCTGCTTGCCCTCAAGCGATAA
- a CDS encoding winged helix-turn-helix domain-containing protein, producing MTKEPVLPHAVLLRPRIYIGDSIAIGPGKIDLLRAVGASRSISAAARSLDVPYKRAWLLIDSLNKSLASTVMDTATGGRGGGGASLTELGKKLIAAYDTLEQRLNAEAAAELKALCELAGTPSR from the coding sequence ATGACCAAAGAACCCGTTCTTCCCCATGCCGTTCTTCTTCGTCCACGCATCTACATCGGGGACAGTATCGCGATCGGTCCAGGCAAAATCGATCTGCTGCGGGCGGTCGGTGCGTCCCGTTCGATCTCAGCCGCGGCCCGCTCGCTCGACGTTCCCTACAAGCGTGCCTGGCTCCTCATCGACTCCCTGAACAAGAGCTTGGCGAGCACGGTCATGGACACCGCGACAGGTGGAAGAGGCGGCGGCGGCGCATCCTTGACCGAATTGGGAAAGAAGCTAATCGCCGCGTATGACACGCTGGAGCAACGTCTCAACGCTGAGGCGGCAGCGGAACTAAAAGCATTGTGCGAACTGGCCGGCACCCCTTCCCGTTAG
- a CDS encoding YnfA family protein, translated as MLSKTILLFLVTALAEIIGCFLPYLWLRKGGSTWLLVPAVASLVLFVWLLTLHPAASGRVYAAYGGAYVATALVWMRFVDGVKLSTYDWIGAAIALFGMTVIVVGWGRAP; from the coding sequence ATGCTGTCGAAAACTATCCTGCTGTTCCTTGTCACAGCACTTGCCGAGATCATCGGCTGTTTTCTGCCGTATCTCTGGCTGCGTAAAGGAGGCTCAACCTGGTTGTTAGTTCCCGCCGTCGCAAGTCTGGTACTTTTTGTCTGGCTGCTAACCTTGCATCCAGCAGCCAGTGGCAGAGTGTACGCGGCCTACGGCGGCGCTTATGTCGCGACTGCACTCGTGTGGATGCGTTTCGTGGACGGCGTTAAGCTATCGACGTATGACTGGATTGGCGCGGCGATCGCCTTGTTCGGCATGACGGTAATCGTCGTCGGCTGGGGGCGCGCCCCCTAG
- a CDS encoding EamA family transporter, whose translation MERWIIYAFVSMAFAGFTSVIAKLGLAGISGDLGLTVRTCFVFVFMLCFASLTVPLQDLQLLTWRNVIWLGASAVTTTASWIFYYKAIKAGNVSTVALIDKGSVVIALALSYWILHEAITLPKMLGGLLIVTGLLVISRG comes from the coding sequence ATGGAACGTTGGATCATCTATGCTTTCGTCTCGATGGCATTCGCCGGGTTCACTTCAGTCATCGCGAAACTCGGACTGGCTGGCATTTCCGGCGATCTCGGGCTCACCGTCCGAACCTGCTTCGTGTTTGTATTCATGCTGTGTTTTGCCAGCCTGACGGTGCCGCTACAGGATCTGCAGTTGCTGACGTGGAGGAATGTGATCTGGCTGGGTGCATCGGCCGTCACGACCACTGCGTCCTGGATTTTCTACTATAAAGCCATCAAGGCCGGTAACGTCTCGACAGTCGCGCTGATCGATAAGGGCAGCGTCGTGATCGCCTTGGCTCTTTCTTATTGGATTCTTCATGAGGCAATCACGCTGCCGAAGATGCTCGGCGGATTGCTGATCGTGACCGGTCTTCTGGTCATCTCACGCGGATAA